In a genomic window of Spirosoma agri:
- a CDS encoding helix-turn-helix transcriptional regulator, protein MNRLDRLTAILIHLQTKRVVRAQELADRFGTSLRTIYRDIRSLEEAGVPVGAEAGVGYFLTDYHLPPVMFTNAEASSLLLAAKLIEKWTDESVQTQFDSALFKIKSVLKRPDQEHLDDLSPNVSIAKTIARPPYADGLLSTIQQAIARHHVLDLQYHSLYNDTETNREVEPVGLYHYSLTWHLIAFCRKRQDYRDFRLDRIRSLTDTGQRFARHERLSLQEYLARERSCPDMPLINVTLVIQKTIAHYFREAPFPGSFVSEEDLGTGVRVQLNTPYLEGLARWLLTYGTTITIEQPDPLLALMQTLSEELRDHYASVFSQDTVL, encoded by the coding sequence ATGAACCGCCTTGACCGTCTGACTGCGATTCTGATCCATCTTCAAACAAAGCGGGTTGTACGCGCGCAGGAATTAGCGGACCGTTTCGGGACCAGTCTCCGAACGATATACCGGGACATCCGGTCGCTGGAAGAAGCGGGCGTTCCGGTTGGAGCCGAAGCCGGTGTTGGGTATTTCCTGACCGACTATCATTTGCCACCGGTTATGTTCACGAATGCCGAAGCGAGTTCGCTGCTGCTAGCTGCCAAGCTCATCGAAAAGTGGACGGATGAATCAGTGCAAACCCAGTTCGATTCAGCCCTGTTCAAAATAAAATCGGTGTTGAAACGTCCCGATCAGGAGCATCTGGACGATTTGAGTCCCAATGTCAGTATAGCGAAAACAATAGCCCGTCCGCCCTATGCCGATGGACTGCTCTCGACCATTCAGCAGGCCATTGCCCGGCACCATGTCCTTGATCTTCAGTACCATTCGCTATACAACGATACCGAAACCAACCGCGAAGTAGAACCCGTTGGTCTTTACCACTACAGCCTGACGTGGCATTTGATCGCCTTCTGCCGAAAACGTCAGGATTACCGCGACTTTCGGCTCGACCGGATTCGCTCGCTCACCGACACAGGCCAGCGATTTGCGCGCCACGAACGCTTATCGTTGCAGGAATACCTCGCTCGGGAACGAAGCTGTCCGGACATGCCACTCATCAATGTTACGCTGGTCATACAAAAAACCATTGCCCATTATTTCCGGGAAGCGCCATTCCCCGGAAGTTTTGTTTCTGAAGAAGATCTGGGTACTGGTGTTCGCGTACAACTTAACACGCCTTATCTGGAAGGCTTAGCCCGCTGGCTGCTGACCTACGGCACAACCATCACGATCGAACAACCCGATCCGTTATTGGCATTGATGCAAACGCTCTCGGAGGAACTTCGGGATCACTATGCATCCGTTTTTTCGCAGGATACCGTCCTGTAA
- a CDS encoding VOC family protein, which translates to MKLNAGIVTTKLSETRQFYQDVLHFGITFENEFFLLLHTPNQQAELSFLLPDHPTQQALFQPAFEGTGVFLTIELENVDDEYARLKALGIPIAIDIRDEPWGDRHFAIVDPNGIGIDLVTYAPPSEA; encoded by the coding sequence ATGAAACTAAATGCAGGAATTGTCACGACCAAACTTTCCGAAACCAGGCAGTTTTATCAGGACGTGCTACACTTCGGGATCACCTTCGAGAATGAGTTTTTTCTCCTGCTGCACACCCCCAATCAGCAGGCAGAGCTTAGTTTTCTACTGCCTGATCATCCAACGCAGCAGGCCTTGTTTCAACCCGCATTCGAAGGGACGGGTGTTTTTCTGACAATTGAACTGGAAAACGTGGACGACGAATATGCCCGGCTCAAAGCGTTGGGAATTCCGATTGCCATCGACATTCGGGACGAGCCCTGGGGCGATCGTCATTTCGCCATTGTAGATCCGAATGGCATCGGCATCGATTTAGTTACTTACGCCCCACCGTCGGAAGCCTAA
- a CDS encoding c-type cytochrome, whose amino-acid sequence MKRFLGLAAVSLFVGSLSCQSEEEMKRERYITEGILIYKNNCANCHQAKGEGLAALYPPIAGSDYLANKQEVYCLIRYGQRGPIVVNGKPYNRPMPPQPQLSDLEVAELVTYIYNAWGGEKKLYDVKKITAALKECKSPE is encoded by the coding sequence ATGAAGCGATTTCTCGGCCTTGCTGCTGTTTCCCTTTTTGTTGGTAGTCTTTCCTGCCAAAGTGAGGAAGAGATGAAGCGGGAACGGTACATTACGGAAGGTATTCTGATTTACAAGAACAACTGCGCGAATTGCCATCAGGCTAAGGGTGAGGGTTTAGCCGCTTTGTATCCGCCCATCGCCGGGTCTGATTACCTGGCCAACAAGCAGGAAGTCTATTGCTTGATCCGCTACGGTCAGCGGGGTCCCATTGTTGTCAATGGTAAACCCTACAACCGGCCTATGCCCCCACAGCCGCAACTTAGCGATCTGGAAGTAGCCGAGCTCGTAACCTATATCTACAATGCCTGGGGCGGAGAAAAGAAGCTGTACGACGTCAAGAAGATAACCGCTGCTCTTAAGGAGTGCAAATCGCCGGAATAG
- a CDS encoding NAD(P)/FAD-dependent oxidoreductase has product MIHQLSLTLTPEHAYEEVAFREQVLRSLQLPADSPVVVRKRRQSIDARGRQIRVHVDTDVFVSETPPPLVRYTKPQNKVGGPSHGGPSHRNGQQAIVVGAGPAGLFAALRLIELGIKPIVVERGSDVRMRRRDLAAINKEHIVNPESNYCFGEGGAGTYSDGKLYTRSTKRGDVRRILEIFVAHGATEEILVDAHPHIGTNKLPNVVADLRESILNAGGEVRFNTKVTDLILTNNELRGVVTASGEELTGIGVILATGHSARDIFYLLQKRNVLIEAKAFAMGVRIEHQQSLIDQFQYHRPDRGDYLPAASYSLVTQTRFNGVERGVFSFCMCPGGFIVPAATAPGELVVNGMSPSRRDSKYANSGLVVAITDHDLKPYIGEGPLAGLALQQDLERWACRMGSTGSDQPSQTAPAQLVADFVDGRVSTALLPTSYQPGLASVDMAEVLPDHIAQPLRQGLLDFGRKMRGYLSNDGQIIGVESRTSSPVRIPRDRDTCEHVELRRLFPCGEGAGYAGGIVSAAMDGERCAEQLVQLYKKGL; this is encoded by the coding sequence ATGATTCACCAACTTTCATTAACCCTGACGCCTGAACACGCCTACGAAGAAGTAGCTTTCCGGGAACAGGTTTTACGATCTCTTCAACTTCCTGCCGACAGTCCGGTCGTTGTTCGTAAACGGCGGCAATCAATCGACGCGCGAGGACGGCAGATTCGTGTCCACGTCGATACGGACGTGTTTGTCAGTGAAACCCCTCCCCCACTGGTTCGGTACACGAAACCACAAAATAAAGTCGGCGGCCCGTCGCACGGTGGTCCGTCGCACAGAAATGGTCAGCAGGCCATTGTTGTCGGCGCGGGGCCGGCGGGTTTATTTGCCGCACTACGACTGATCGAGTTAGGCATCAAGCCCATTGTGGTTGAGCGAGGCAGCGATGTTCGGATGCGTCGGCGCGATCTGGCAGCCATCAATAAAGAGCACATCGTCAATCCAGAGTCGAATTATTGCTTTGGCGAAGGGGGCGCGGGGACGTATTCCGACGGCAAATTGTATACGCGCTCAACTAAGCGGGGTGATGTGCGCCGGATTCTGGAAATTTTTGTCGCCCATGGGGCTACCGAAGAAATTCTGGTCGATGCCCACCCGCACATCGGCACTAATAAACTCCCCAATGTCGTCGCCGATCTGCGGGAAAGTATCCTGAATGCGGGCGGAGAAGTTCGTTTCAACACGAAAGTAACCGACCTCATTTTGACGAATAACGAGTTAAGGGGCGTTGTGACCGCATCGGGCGAAGAACTGACGGGCATTGGTGTCATTCTGGCAACGGGCCACTCGGCACGCGACATTTTTTACCTGTTGCAAAAAAGAAATGTCCTGATCGAAGCGAAAGCTTTTGCGATGGGCGTGCGCATTGAGCATCAGCAAAGTCTGATCGATCAGTTCCAGTATCACCGGCCTGATCGGGGTGATTACTTACCGGCGGCTTCGTATAGTTTGGTCACCCAAACACGTTTCAATGGGGTAGAACGGGGCGTTTTTTCGTTTTGTATGTGTCCGGGCGGTTTTATCGTTCCTGCCGCTACCGCTCCCGGTGAGTTGGTCGTCAATGGTATGTCGCCCTCACGCCGGGACTCGAAATATGCCAATTCAGGACTGGTCGTGGCGATTACTGACCACGATTTGAAGCCTTATATTGGTGAAGGTCCGTTGGCTGGTTTAGCGTTGCAGCAAGATCTGGAACGGTGGGCCTGTCGCATGGGAAGTACTGGCAGCGACCAGCCATCCCAAACGGCACCAGCCCAGCTCGTTGCCGATTTTGTGGATGGCCGGGTCTCGACTGCGCTGTTGCCAACGTCCTACCAACCGGGTCTCGCATCAGTCGATATGGCCGAGGTGTTACCTGATCACATCGCACAGCCACTACGGCAGGGTCTGCTGGATTTTGGCCGGAAGATGCGTGGTTACTTGAGCAACGATGGCCAGATTATTGGTGTCGAAAGTCGTACATCATCGCCCGTTCGGATTCCCCGCGATCGCGACACGTGTGAGCATGTCGAACTTCGGCGGTTATTTCCGTGTGGCGAAGGGGCCGGTTACGCGGGTGGTATTGTTTCGGCTGCAATGGACGGCGAACGCTGTGCCGAGCAGCTTGTGCAGTTATATAAAAAGGGTTTGTAA
- a CDS encoding NUDIX hydrolase, whose translation MIDTSFHSFTEDLHQRLQKPLPGEMAHKKMASAARYRLGIKPNERTRRSAVLICFYPYQDSIYLPLILRPQYDGVHAGQMAFPGGRMERFDENLTRTALREAQEEVGIRVTDVKVLGLLTELFIPPSNFYVQPVVGMLPYRPDYYPDPHEVEAVVEVDLETLLDETIVGDSQIEVRGVVVDAPFYQIQGHRVWGATAMMISELLMVMDA comes from the coding sequence ATGATCGACACTTCGTTCCACAGCTTCACGGAAGACCTTCACCAGCGGTTGCAAAAGCCGTTACCCGGTGAAATGGCCCATAAGAAAATGGCATCGGCGGCTCGTTACCGGCTGGGTATCAAACCGAACGAACGAACGCGACGAAGTGCAGTGCTGATTTGCTTTTATCCCTATCAGGACTCGATCTATCTACCGTTGATTCTTCGTCCTCAGTACGACGGCGTTCACGCAGGGCAGATGGCGTTTCCGGGTGGACGCATGGAACGGTTCGACGAGAACCTGACCCGAACGGCTTTGCGCGAAGCTCAGGAAGAGGTAGGAATTCGGGTAACGGACGTGAAAGTACTGGGCTTATTGACGGAGTTATTTATTCCGCCGAGCAATTTTTATGTTCAGCCCGTCGTCGGCATGTTACCCTATCGACCGGATTATTACCCGGACCCGCACGAAGTTGAAGCAGTTGTTGAAGTTGATCTGGAAACGCTTCTGGACGAAACCATTGTCGGCGATAGTCAGATCGAAGTGCGGGGCGTTGTTGTCGATGCGCCTTTCTATCAGATTCAGGGTCATCGGGTGTGGGGCGCTACCGCCATGATGATCAGTGAATTGCTGATGGTGATGGATGCGTGA
- a CDS encoding GNAT family N-acetyltransferase, whose amino-acid sequence MNLTEATVKNNTHRTRFELETEGKLSIVVYQNVDDETLALTHTEVDPSLEGKGVGSHLVEGVLTYVEQNNLKIVPLCPFISVYIKRHPDWNRVVSTAYTASDF is encoded by the coding sequence ATGAATCTCACTGAAGCTACTGTTAAAAATAATACCCACCGTACCCGTTTTGAGCTGGAAACGGAGGGCAAATTATCCATTGTGGTTTACCAGAACGTTGACGACGAAACGTTGGCCCTTACGCATACCGAAGTTGATCCGAGTCTGGAAGGAAAGGGTGTTGGATCCCATCTGGTCGAGGGTGTATTGACGTACGTGGAGCAAAACAACCTTAAAATCGTGCCACTGTGCCCATTCATATCGGTCTACATCAAGCGGCATCCGGACTGGAACCGTGTTGTGTCAACGGCGTATACGGCCAGCGATTTCTGA
- a CDS encoding type III pantothenate kinase, with amino-acid sequence MNLVLDWGNSSLKTGWFDESTLVDTSSYFSVDSFLTDLVDRQQRGYDLEQVLVSSTSRATDEIRLLLTSVKREIRVLDAQTPIPIRKDYDTPTTLGTDRVAAAVGAITRFPGQDCLVFDLGTCLTADLVDREAVFRGGLISPGLRMRFRAMHEQTARLPLIEPPVDWPALTARNTRDAMQSGVMNGLAFEMNGIVDMYRQERPDLVVVLCGGDASAFESRLKQPIFAVPELVLVGLNRILRYNVENLHADKPGTIH; translated from the coding sequence ATGAATCTGGTACTTGATTGGGGGAATTCGAGCCTGAAAACCGGGTGGTTCGATGAATCGACCTTAGTTGATACAAGCAGTTATTTTTCGGTGGATTCGTTTCTGACCGACTTAGTCGATCGGCAGCAGCGGGGCTACGATCTGGAACAGGTACTGGTTTCGTCTACGAGCCGTGCTACGGATGAAATACGATTGCTGTTGACGAGCGTGAAAAGGGAAATCCGGGTGCTGGACGCGCAAACGCCTATACCCATACGAAAGGATTACGATACACCAACCACGCTTGGAACGGACCGTGTAGCTGCGGCTGTAGGAGCGATCACACGCTTTCCGGGGCAGGATTGTCTGGTATTTGATCTGGGTACCTGCCTGACTGCTGATCTGGTTGACCGTGAGGCTGTTTTCAGGGGTGGTCTTATTTCGCCTGGATTGCGAATGCGATTCCGGGCCATGCATGAGCAAACGGCGCGTCTGCCACTAATTGAACCGCCTGTCGATTGGCCGGCCCTGACCGCCCGGAACACACGGGATGCGATGCAGAGTGGTGTAATGAACGGATTGGCCTTCGAGATGAATGGTATTGTTGATATGTATCGTCAGGAACGGCCTGATCTTGTCGTCGTGCTATGTGGTGGCGACGCATCCGCCTTTGAAAGTCGTCTGAAACAGCCGATATTTGCAGTGCCGGAGTTGGTGCTGGTGGGATTGAATCGAATTTTACGCTATAATGTTGAGAATTTACACGCGGATAAGCCGGGTACTATTCACTAG
- a CDS encoding acyl-CoA dehydrogenase family protein, with the protein MQATTLMPPRNKVDLFESPDFYCLDDLLMAEHKLVRSAVRDFVKREITPIVEEYAQRAEFPGHLVQKFGKIGAFGATIPTELGGGGLDQISYGLMLQEIERGDSGMRSCVSVQNSLVMYPIFTFGSEEQKKKYLPQLAKGEMLGCFGLTEPNHGSDPGGMETNFIERSDYYLLNGSKLWITNAPIADIAIVWAKNDQGKVRGLIVERGMEGFTTNEITNKWSLRASSTGELVFQDVRVPKENMLPEAFGLKSAIKCLDQARYGIAWGALGAAMECYEVARRYAMERVQFNKPIASFQLVQKKLAEMLTAITQAQLLCWRLGMLKNEDKATTAQISLAKRNNIEIALTIAREARQILGAMGISGDYPIMRHLMNLESVSTYEGTHDIHLLILGAEITGIPAYK; encoded by the coding sequence ATGCAAGCCACAACCCTGATGCCACCCCGAAATAAGGTAGACCTGTTTGAGTCGCCCGATTTCTACTGTCTTGACGACCTACTCATGGCCGAACACAAGCTTGTTCGTTCGGCAGTGCGCGATTTTGTTAAACGTGAAATTACGCCCATCGTCGAAGAGTATGCCCAGCGGGCTGAATTTCCCGGCCATCTCGTTCAGAAATTTGGTAAAATCGGTGCATTCGGTGCTACGATTCCAACGGAGTTGGGGGGCGGTGGACTAGATCAGATTTCGTATGGCCTGATGTTGCAGGAGATCGAGCGGGGTGATTCGGGGATGCGCTCGTGCGTGTCGGTCCAGAACTCGCTGGTCATGTACCCAATTTTTACGTTTGGGTCGGAGGAGCAGAAGAAAAAGTACCTGCCTCAACTAGCCAAAGGCGAAATGCTTGGCTGCTTTGGCTTGACCGAGCCCAACCACGGCTCTGATCCGGGGGGAATGGAAACGAATTTCATCGAACGTAGTGATTACTACCTGCTCAATGGGTCGAAGCTATGGATTACGAACGCGCCCATCGCCGATATCGCCATTGTGTGGGCCAAGAATGATCAGGGTAAGGTTCGGGGACTGATTGTGGAGCGCGGCATGGAAGGGTTCACGACCAACGAAATCACCAACAAATGGTCGCTGAGGGCCAGTAGTACCGGCGAATTGGTCTTTCAGGATGTGCGCGTACCGAAAGAAAACATGCTTCCTGAAGCGTTTGGCCTGAAGAGTGCCATCAAATGTCTCGATCAGGCCCGTTACGGGATTGCGTGGGGTGCGCTCGGGGCGGCTATGGAGTGTTACGAAGTCGCCCGTCGTTACGCGATGGAGCGGGTTCAGTTCAACAAACCGATCGCCAGTTTTCAGCTGGTACAGAAAAAACTGGCCGAGATGCTGACGGCAATCACGCAGGCACAACTGCTTTGCTGGCGACTTGGCATGCTGAAAAATGAAGATAAAGCAACGACCGCGCAGATTTCGCTGGCTAAACGGAACAACATCGAAATCGCCTTGACAATTGCGCGTGAGGCTCGACAGATACTCGGTGCTATGGGCATATCCGGCGACTATCCGATCATGCGCCATCTGATGAATCTTGAATCGGTTAGTACCTACGAAGGCACGCACGATATCCACCTGCTGATTCTGGGTGCTGAAATCACCGGTATTCCGGCTTATAAATAG
- a CDS encoding sterol desaturase family protein — protein sequence MKDLIQYAIPGFVLLLIAEVILTAIQQKDYYEAKDTASSLSMGIGNVIVGFVGKVIVFGAYSLVYQFRLFTIDMTQWWAWVLLFFADDFSYYWFHRISHSSRYFWASHVVHHSSMKYNLGTALRQTWTGTLSGAFIFWIWLPLVGFSPVAIMTMQAISLLYQFWIHTEHINKFPAPIEFIFNTPSHHRVHHGSDLDYLDKNHAGVLIIWDRLFGTFAHERDRPTYGLTANVGSHNPVRIAFHEWLAIGQDVRKAGSIKQALGYMFGPPGWSHDGSRKTTKQLRSEQCPTHKTDKQPF from the coding sequence ATGAAAGACCTGATTCAATATGCGATTCCGGGCTTTGTTCTGCTGCTGATAGCCGAAGTTATACTAACGGCCATTCAGCAGAAAGACTACTATGAAGCAAAGGATACGGCCAGCAGCCTGTCGATGGGCATTGGCAATGTTATTGTCGGGTTTGTTGGTAAGGTAATCGTATTCGGGGCTTACTCACTGGTTTACCAGTTTCGCCTGTTCACCATCGATATGACACAATGGTGGGCGTGGGTTCTCTTGTTTTTTGCCGACGATTTCAGCTATTACTGGTTTCATCGCATCAGCCACAGCAGCCGCTATTTCTGGGCTTCCCATGTCGTGCATCATTCGTCCATGAAATATAACCTGGGTACAGCCCTTCGGCAAACCTGGACGGGAACGCTCAGCGGGGCCTTTATTTTCTGGATCTGGCTGCCCCTCGTGGGTTTCTCGCCCGTTGCGATCATGACGATGCAGGCCATTAGTCTATTGTATCAGTTCTGGATACACACCGAGCACATCAACAAATTTCCGGCTCCGATCGAGTTTATTTTCAACACTCCTTCGCATCATCGGGTGCATCACGGCTCCGATCTGGACTATCTGGATAAAAATCATGCGGGTGTTCTTATCATCTGGGACCGCCTGTTTGGCACGTTTGCCCACGAACGCGATCGACCGACGTATGGGCTGACAGCCAATGTCGGTTCCCATAATCCCGTTCGCATTGCCTTCCACGAATGGCTCGCTATTGGCCAGGATGTACGAAAGGCGGGATCAATCAAACAGGCACTGGGTTATATGTTTGGCCCGCCGGGTTGGAGTCACGATGGCTCACGGAAGACCACCAAACAATTGCGTTCTGAACAGTGTCCGACCCATAAAACGGACAAACAACCGTTCTGA
- the rho gene encoding transcription termination factor Rho, whose protein sequence is MFKKEELDKKLLSELHPIAEQFGIRNVTKFTKEKLVYEIIKQQSESPSAEGVEEVAPADEAPRRGRRIKATPAADASPVETTQSEQPAGETPVLADSTATIRTRQRVRRDADASDLPAPTPEDGMTVTADSTPIETAPGTFPSDTQPLPAASESTENSPVEAAVASTENTDTPAPEPTPSVTRNRTDSARDRNSGNPSFRSTETGQRNDRTTNPNQRTDLNRQRNQRPDGSQSGSRDTNVRPRLDQNRDAGSRDTGTPDRGQRDTTSNRRDFNQRDGATPDRNSRDQRPRNQRAVADDAAINFNGQPEEEFLTPTVVSDDNVANTNLQPTNDGNSETSSVEAGNQQTETPAETQQPGQQPQAQQQAPVTQATREAQEYQNKIRRQYNQHIREFDGIIDNEGVLEIMQDGGYGFLRSADYNYLASPDDIYVSPSQIKLFGLKTGDTVRGAIRPPKEGEKYFALLRVSTVNGKTTEEIRDRIPFEYLTPLFPEEQLHLSNRPENYSSRVLDLFAPIGKGQRGMIVAQPKTGKTVLLKEIANAITKNHPEVYLIVLLIDERPEEVTDMARSVNAEVISSTFDEQADRHVKVSSMVLEKAKRMVECGHDVVILLDSITRLARAYNTVVPSSGKILSGGVDANALHRPKRFFGAARNVENGGSLTIIATALIDTGSKMDEVIFEEFKGTGNMELQLDRKLANKRVYPAVDVMASGTRREDLLLDKETLQRVWILRKHMADMNPMETMDFLLDRMKGTRTNEEFLISMNR, encoded by the coding sequence ATGTTTAAGAAAGAAGAATTAGATAAGAAGCTTTTATCCGAGCTTCATCCTATTGCTGAGCAATTTGGTATTCGTAACGTTACCAAATTCACCAAAGAAAAACTCGTATACGAAATTATAAAACAACAGTCTGAGAGCCCCAGTGCGGAAGGAGTGGAAGAAGTAGCCCCGGCCGATGAAGCTCCACGACGCGGTCGTCGGATCAAAGCCACACCGGCTGCTGATGCGTCACCCGTTGAAACGACTCAATCTGAGCAGCCTGCTGGCGAAACTCCCGTACTGGCGGATAGTACGGCCACTATTCGTACCCGTCAGCGCGTTCGGCGTGATGCCGATGCCTCCGATCTTCCAGCACCTACTCCAGAAGATGGCATGACGGTGACTGCCGATTCCACACCGATCGAAACGGCACCGGGAACATTCCCAAGCGACACCCAACCGTTACCCGCGGCTTCGGAAAGCACGGAGAATAGCCCCGTAGAGGCCGCCGTTGCGTCAACAGAGAATACTGATACACCCGCACCTGAGCCAACGCCATCTGTTACCCGAAACCGGACTGACAGTGCCCGCGATCGCAACAGCGGCAATCCTTCGTTCCGCTCAACGGAAACCGGTCAGCGGAATGACCGAACGACGAATCCAAATCAACGGACTGACCTGAATCGTCAGCGCAACCAACGGCCCGACGGATCGCAGTCTGGATCACGTGATACAAACGTGCGGCCCCGCCTGGACCAAAACCGGGATGCCGGATCACGGGATACGGGTACGCCCGACCGCGGACAGCGCGATACGACATCGAACCGCCGGGATTTCAACCAGCGGGATGGTGCAACACCAGACCGCAACTCTCGTGACCAACGACCTCGTAATCAACGTGCTGTAGCCGATGATGCCGCCATAAATTTCAACGGACAGCCCGAAGAAGAATTTTTGACACCAACGGTTGTGTCGGATGACAACGTTGCCAACACCAACCTTCAGCCAACCAATGACGGTAATTCGGAAACGTCGTCCGTTGAAGCGGGCAACCAGCAAACGGAAACACCTGCCGAAACGCAGCAGCCTGGCCAACAGCCACAAGCACAGCAGCAGGCCCCGGTAACGCAGGCTACGCGGGAGGCTCAGGAATACCAGAACAAGATACGGCGTCAATATAATCAGCACATCCGCGAATTCGACGGCATCATTGACAACGAAGGCGTGCTGGAAATCATGCAGGATGGGGGCTATGGCTTCCTGCGTTCTGCGGATTATAACTACCTGGCCAGCCCCGATGATATTTACGTTTCGCCATCGCAGATCAAACTCTTTGGGTTGAAAACGGGTGATACAGTACGGGGTGCCATTCGCCCACCGAAAGAAGGGGAAAAATACTTTGCGCTGCTTCGTGTTTCGACCGTCAACGGTAAAACGACCGAAGAAATCCGCGACCGGATTCCCTTCGAATACCTGACTCCCCTCTTTCCGGAAGAGCAACTTCACCTCAGTAATCGCCCCGAAAATTATTCGTCGCGTGTGCTGGACTTGTTCGCTCCTATCGGGAAAGGACAGCGTGGTATGATCGTAGCGCAGCCTAAAACGGGCAAAACAGTCCTGTTAAAAGAGATTGCGAACGCCATCACCAAGAATCACCCCGAGGTATATCTGATCGTGCTGCTGATCGATGAACGTCCTGAAGAAGTGACGGACATGGCACGCAGCGTGAATGCCGAAGTGATCTCGTCAACGTTCGATGAACAGGCCGACCGACACGTCAAAGTGTCGAGTATGGTACTGGAAAAAGCCAAGCGAATGGTTGAATGTGGTCATGATGTGGTGATCCTGCTCGATTCGATCACACGTCTGGCGCGGGCTTACAACACCGTTGTTCCGTCATCGGGTAAAATTCTGTCGGGTGGTGTCGATGCCAACGCGCTGCACCGGCCAAAACGATTCTTCGGGGCAGCCCGGAACGTTGAAAATGGTGGCTCGCTGACGATTATCGCAACGGCCCTGATCGACACCGGTTCGAAGATGGACGAGGTAATTTTTGAAGAATTCAAAGGTACGGGCAACATGGAACTCCAGCTCGACCGTAAGCTCGCCAACAAACGGGTTTACCCAGCCGTTGATGTGATGGCCTCGGGTACGCGTCGGGAGGATTTGTTGCTGGATAAAGAAACGCTGCAACGTGTCTGGATTCTGCGCAAACACATGGCCGATATGAACCCCATGGAAACGATGGACTTCCTGCTGGACCGCATGAAAGGGACCCGCACGAACGAAGAGTTCCTGATTTCGATGAATCGGTAA
- the lptC gene encoding LPS export ABC transporter periplasmic protein LptC, whose amino-acid sequence MSCLLMACGEPKQAKKVEPFNGPIEEINDVKLLYSEAALLKVKLTTPKQYRYVNDDRKYPKPVNIIFYGPTGEELTTINSDSGRYDKAKDLYTVMGHVVVINKQKQEKLLTPELNWNPATKKVFTDKRVAVISQLTGEKLYGLGLDANQDFTQYSIRKPTGVFNVEGGAGL is encoded by the coding sequence ATGAGTTGTCTGTTGATGGCTTGTGGTGAACCCAAACAGGCTAAAAAGGTAGAACCGTTCAACGGGCCAATCGAAGAAATCAACGATGTAAAACTGCTCTATAGCGAAGCCGCGCTATTAAAAGTGAAGCTAACGACGCCCAAGCAGTATCGCTATGTAAATGACGATCGTAAATACCCAAAGCCGGTCAATATTATCTTCTACGGACCAACTGGCGAAGAGCTAACGACCATAAATTCAGACTCCGGGCGCTATGACAAAGCGAAAGATCTGTACACGGTGATGGGGCATGTGGTCGTCATCAACAAGCAAAAACAGGAGAAACTGCTCACACCGGAACTGAACTGGAACCCGGCTACCAAGAAAGTATTTACGGATAAACGGGTAGCGGTGATCAGTCAGCTCACCGGCGAAAAGTTATATGGTCTTGGTCTGGATGCCAATCAGGATTTTACGCAGTACTCCATTCGGAAACCAACCGGTGTCTTTAACGTCGAGGGGGGAGCCGGTCTTTAA